The proteins below are encoded in one region of Phaseolus vulgaris cultivar G19833 chromosome 1, P. vulgaris v2.0, whole genome shotgun sequence:
- the LOC137814795 gene encoding uncharacterized protein — translation MEDLGGTRFDGLSNAVRRKRSQTSRRPRPDSQPVSDGQELSPLSSTPSEDAGKISSDENVGYDANSKRKEFNLNHCVSQTSSATGAEDDKSHKKSKKDGGFQAFYNNEPGRSGLHNKRCSEGVLAPANWRGSSKAKDSLDLESRNADLYGGRNPESVNLAQFGGPQDGLGNENRVKKVKLKVGGVTHTIQANSAANSASGSGSTMKSSRSSDASRPRQKQQSNSDDNNSPSDKRSGLQGVPWKDFSRGGFGLGKEESLMGKISGKNSSSKLGDKSEPVRKSKRVPKRRVLDGEFGDDDEDDEIRYLEKLKTSKVSAVYRDEEELSKKHRKLSNMENAASTRSGKDSKKKSRSDRVYEDTDYEDEEESGSEGELEDKKKKKQRKESVDVLMDGNKREITLTTRQRALQSSKDASASSASLIEFPNGLPPAPPRKQKEKLSEVDQQVKKAEAAQRRRMQVEKAARESEAEAIRKILGQDSSRKKREEKIKKRQEEMAQEKAANARMHASNTIKYTMGPTGTIVTFPEEMGFPSLFNSKPVSYPPPREKCAGPSCSNPYKYRDSKSKLPLCSLQCYKSVQEKVVAETTC, via the exons ATGGAAGATTTGGGAGGTACCCGGTTTGATGGCCTCAGTAATGCTGTGAGGAGGAAGAGGAGTCAGACTTCACGCAGGCCGCGACCTGATTCCCAGCCTGTTTCTGATGGTCAAGAACTGTCTCCCTTGTCCTCAACGCCGTCAGAGGATGCTGGCAAGATCTCTAGTGATGAGAATGTTGGCTACGATGCAAATTCCAAGAGAAAGGAGTTCAATCTCAATCATTGTGTCTCTCAAACTTCATCGGCTACAGGAGCTGAAGACGACAAATCCCATAAAAAGAGTAAAAAGGACGGTGGGTTCCAAGCATTTTATAATAATGAACCTGGACGAAGTGGTTTGCATAATAAACGCTGTAGTGAAGGTGTTCTTGCTCCGGCAAATTGGAGAGGTTCCAGCAAAGCTAAGGATAGCTTGGATTTAGAGTCCAGAAATGCAGATTTGTATGGTGGAAGGAATCCTGAGAGTGTGAATTTGGCACAGTTTGGTGGCCCTCAAGATGGATTGGGAAATGAGAACCGGGTTAAAAAGGTTAAACTCAAGGTTGGCGGGGTGACACATACTATTCAAGCTAATTCAGCAGCCAATAGTGCTTCAGGAAGTGGATCAACAATGAAGAGCTCTCGCTCATCGGATGCATCCAGACCACGCCAAAAACAACAG AGTAATTCAGATGATAATAATTCTCCTTCTGACAAGAGGAGTGGTCTACAAGGTGTTCCTTGGAAGGATTTCTCAAGAGGTGGTTTTGGTCTTGGGAAAGAGGAATCATTGATGGGGAAGATTTCTGGAAAGAACTCATCTAGTAAGCTGGGAGACAAGTCTGAACCAGTTCGGAAGAGTAAGCGAGTACCAAAGAGACGAGTACTTGATGGGGAATTTGGTGACGATGATGAGGATGATGAGATTCGGTACTTGGAAAAACTGAAAACATCAAAAGTTTCGGCAGTCTATAGAGATGAAgaagaattaagcaaaaaacATCGAAAGCTCTCTAATATGGAAAATGCTGCCTCAACAAGGTCAGGTAAAGACAGTAAGAAAAAGTCTAGATCTGATAGAGTGTATGAGGACACCGAttatgaagatgaagaggagtCAGGGTCTGAAGGTGAGCTTGAggataagaaaaagaaaaaacagaggaagGAGTCTGTTGATGTATTGATGGACGGTAACAAGAGGGAAATTACTCTTACAACTCGTCAACGGGCCCTTCAATCAAGCAAAGACGCCTCTGCATCGAGTGCTAGTTTAATTGAGTTTCCCAATGGATTACCACCTGCCCCTCCTAGAA AGCAAAAGGAGAAGCTTTCAGAGGTAGACCAGCAAGTGAAGAAAGCTGAGGCTGCACAGAGGCGTAGAATGCAAGTTGAGAAGGCTGCCAGGGAATCTGAG GCTGAGGCTATCAGAAAAATACTTGGTCAAGATTCTAGTAGAAAAAAACGAGAAGAGAAAATAAAGAAGCGCCAGGAAGAAATGGCACAG GAAAAAGCAGCAAATGCAAGAATGCATGCGTCAAATACCATCAAATACACAATGGGCCCAACTGGAACAATAGTGACTTTTCCTGAGGAAATGGGGTTCCCTAGCTTATTTAACTCTAAACCTGTCAG TTATCCTCCACCTCGCGAGAAGTGTGCTGGACCATCTTGTTCCAATCCTTACAAGTATCGGGATTCAAAATCAAAACTTCCTCTTTGCAGTCTCCAATGCTACAAGTCTGTCCAGGAGAAGGTGGTGGCTGAAACTACCTGTTGA
- the LOC137816242 gene encoding probable pectinesterase/pectinesterase inhibitor 61: MGSEQNLLFAVVFLSSLLLSTHAITDAPSPSPSSSQIFSTETNILTIKSNTVNTLFKPSSEILDFCKDTENPTLCSETIAPFMQDMFDPIKALEIEMEATLNQSMKVSNIISEALTNPNTDRRARGALDICKSQYKSIAQTVKDAVELLNQQNVVDAYYKFSSVISDQSTCEDAFVESRGVTIPFADDSLGVFQLGGNCLAIMDSMVNNRNRYFLV, encoded by the coding sequence ATGGGTTCCGAACAAAACCTTCTCTTCGCCGTCGTGTTCCTTTCTTCCCTTTTACTATCCACCCATGCCATCACCGATGCGCCGTCTCCCTCCCCATCCTCCTCCCAAATCTTCTCCACAGAGACCAACATCCTCACCATAAAATCCAACACAGTCAACACCCTCTTCAAACCCAGCTCCGAGATCCTAGACTTCTGCAAAGACACAGAGAACCCTACTCTCTGCTCTGAAACCATTGCCCCATTCATGCAAGACATGTTCGACCCCATTAAGGCCCTCGAGATCGAAATGGAAGCCACGCTCAACCAAAGCATGAAGGTCTCTAACATCATCTCCGAGGCCCTCACAAACCCCAACACCGACCGAAGGGCACGTGGCGCTCTCGACATATGCAAGTCTCAGTACAAGAGCATTGCACAAACTGTGAAAGATGCCGTGGAATTGTTGAACCAACAGAACGTGGTTGATGCTTATTACAAGTTCAGCTCCGTTATATCTGACCAATCAACTTGCGAAGACGCGTTTGTGGAATCTCGCGGAGTTACCATTCCCTTCGCTGATGACTCTCTCGGTGTCTTTCAGCTCGGTGGCAATTGCTTGGCCATCATGGATTCTATGGTTAACAATCGTAACCGTTATTTCTTGGTTTGA